TTTGCCACAGTCTCGTTCATGAAAATAACCTCTGCATCTTTCAGTGATACGGGGGCGTAGAGCGGCCTTTTAAAAGAGCCGTTTATCTCTATAGAAGTTCTCTCCTCGCTGACGGGGCCCCACTGAACATGTAAGCCCGAAATGCCCTGGCTAACGGAGTAGCCCACATACCCCAGCCAGAGAACAAATAGCAAAAACACAATCCCAAAAAGCTTGGCGATTTTTCCCATGCTGAGTCACTCAAAAAATATTGGCAAAAGGGGTTAAAAAATTAACTGAGGTTTTCAATGGCCTCCCTCCAGTTCCCGGGCTTTCTGAAGTCCTTCTCGGTGTACAGGCCTTCCTTCTTGAGTATTCCCCTCGCAGCCAGGAGGCCGGTCGCGGCGGCGTTAACTATGTCCCTGCTAAGCCCGGCGCCATCCCCGGCCGCAAAGATGCCCTCAATGCTCGTCTCGAGGTTCTCATCTACGTCAACCTTCATCGCGTAGTACTTTATCTCGGGGGCATACAGAAGGGTGTGGTCGCTCGCAACCCCCGGAAGAACCCTTTCAAGCTTCTCAAGGCCCTCTATGATGTTGGTAACGACCCTGTGGGGCAGGGCCATAGCTATATCCCCCGGTGTCACGTGCTTCAGGGTTGGCTCGACGTCGCTCCTCTTTATCCTCGCCCACGTGCTCCTCCTTCCTCTTCTCAGGTCGCCGAGTCTCTGGAGTATCGGCCTCCCCCCGCCTATGGTCGTTGCCAGCTGGGCTATGCTCCTCCCGTAGGCGGTCGTATCTTCAACTGGCTCGGTCAGCTCTATCCTGCTCAGGAAGGCGAAGTTGGTGTTGTTGCTCTTCTTCCCATGCATGGAGTGGCCATTTACCCCGACGTAGCCGTCGTAGCGCTCCTCAACAACGAAACCGTACGGGTTGGTGCAGAAGGTTCTTACGAAGTCGTCGTAGGTGTCGGTGTATATGTGGAACTTGGGGTCGTGGTTTATGCTCGTTATGGGCTCCATCACTATTGCCGGAACCTCGACGCGGACGCCGACGTCGATGGGCCCGTGTCTGGCTTTCATGCCTATCCTCTGGGCGACGTCGTGGAACCACTCCGCCCCACCCCTTCCGGGTGCGACGATTATGTAGCGAGCCTTTATCTCAAAGATGTCCTTTCCGCGCTTGACTTTGACCCATCCCTGGCCGAACTCCAAAGCCTTGGCCCAGAGGAGGAACTCAACGTCTTTGCTTTCGAGGTGCCTCTTTATGTCACCTATTACTTCAGGCGTCCTGTCCGAGCCGATGTGCCGCTGGATTATGGGGATGAACTTCACCCCAGCTTGAGCAGCCCTCCGCTCCCAGTAGCGAACCTGCTCGGGGTCTCCCTTGAAGAGGTTCCCTGGTGCTTTATGCTTCAGAAAAATCTGGTCCACTTCCCAGACGAGTTGCCAGGCGTAGTTCTCGTCGTTGGTGAACTCCCTTAAATCGCCCCCGATGTCCGGGCGGAGGTTTATCGTCCCGTCGCTCAGCCCGCCAGCTCCTCCCACGCCGCTCATTATGTGGCAGGGCTGGCAACCTATGCAGTGGCCGAGCTCGTACATCGGGCACTTCCTCTGGTCGACGTCTCCGCCCTCGTCGATGACTAAAATTCTGAAATCGCTCCTTTCTGTTAGTTCATAGGCCGCGAAAAGCCCCGCCGGGCCGGCTCCGATAATCACAACGTCGTAGACCTTTCCACTTCCGTCCCCGGAAACCATATTTCCCTTTTCGTGTTTATTGCCGTTGCCTTAAAAAGGTTTTTTGACTTGGAAATGTGTAACAACGGCGCTTACCCTCAGGTATGCTCAGGGGTGACCGTTGATTGCCCGGGCTTTGACACGTGGGAGCCTATTTTCCCGGCAGGAGGGATAAGATTTAAATAAATGTTTTCCTATAACTTGTGGTGGTCTCAATGTCCTGGAGAAAGTTGCTACCGTTGTTCTTAATTGTTCTAATGGCCGGCCCAGCCCTTGCGATCAACACCATCGGAAAGGGGGGCTACGTCTCCGTTGCCACCGACGGCTACGACGACGGCTATTACCTGGTGGTGTGGAGCAACTCCAGTGGCGTCTTTGGTAGGCTCTACTACGTGAGGACCAACACCCCCGCAGGAGATGCGATCCAGATATATAATAGCAGTGCCTTTAACACTGCGGTGGCGTCCTCAAAGGTAGACAACAGTCAGGCCGGTGATAACGTTTACCTCGTCGTCTGGAGGGGAGGGGACAACTATCCCTACGCCAGGCTGCTGGGATACGATGGTTCATTCATAACGAACGTTACACAACTAAACACCCAAAACAAGACCGACTGGGTCGCGGCGGCATACGGGAACCGCTACTTCGTAGCAGTTTATGAGGGCGGTTCAACCGGCATCTATCAGAACCTCTACTACACGGTCTTCGACACCGCTGGAAACGTGAAGGACAGCGGTCTTCTGTACAGCTTTTCCGGTACCATTCACTACACCAGTATAGCTTATGACCCGGTAACTGGCTACTTCGGGGTTTTCCTCAGGAACAGAAGGGGCACGCCCTACGATGCCTCCTTCCTCGCCTTCAGGCTTAACGGGGATGGGACACTTGATAGGGGAAGTATTCGCGTGGGGACAGTTCTTAGCAATCAACAGATTTACGGGGCGGCCATAGCGTCACCTGGTAACGGCTTCGTGATAGGATATGAGACTGGTTACAGGTGGTACACAAGGAAGGTTACAATCGATGGGAGCAGTGGCTCTATATCTGTGAGCCAGAACATCAGTCTACCTATCAGGCAGGGTTATACCGCCCCCGGTGGTGGGGCAATGGACTTCGTCAATAACGGTACAGAGGGCTACATAGTCCTCGCAATATGACGTCAACAATACTGCCAGTAACTATAAGATTGTTGTCCAGCTCCTCGACAGGGATGGAAAACCGTTCAACTCCGATTGGGACTACGTTATAGGCGAAAACGAAAGCCCAACAAACTTCAGATATCCGGCAGTGGCGGCGAAGCCCGCCCGCTCGCCCGAGGCATATATAATCGCCTGGAGAGACAATACAAATGGGGTTGTCATGGGAACCGAGTACCTCCCGGACTTCACGGAGGTCAGCGAGGCCAACCAGGTCCCGTTCTTCAGCAACGTCGCGGTGGGTGTGGCCCTTGCCCTCGGTGCCCTCCTGTTCTTCAGGAGGCAGTGATTTCCTCTATTTTAACTCCCTCTCCCTTATCTTTTGAGCCCCGAAACCTTTAAACGCCCCGGCGTTGGTATTTTCTCAGTGGGGGAACATGGCCGAGAAAACTTCCAGGGCCTCCTCGGCAAAGGCCAAAAAGATACACATAATCCACAGCAAGAGGCGGCTCATTCAGATGAAGAGGAAGGAGGAGCTCAGCCACAACATCCGCTACATCTCAAAGGTGCCAGTGGAGCTGGTGATGGACAGGGAATTCCTCACACTCCGCCCCGAGGACTCGCTCTCAAAGCTCGTGCAGAACCTTGAGGGGGAGGAGAGCTCGGCCGTTGTCGTTGACGATGAAGGAAGGCTCCTCGGCTTTATAACCATGAAGGACCTCCTCCACCTCTTTGAACCCCCGGGGAAGTACCCCATAGTCGGGATTAACCTGC
This is a stretch of genomic DNA from Thermococcus zilligii AN1. It encodes these proteins:
- a CDS encoding NAD(P)/FAD-dependent oxidoreductase, with translation MVSGDGSGKVYDVVIIGAGPAGLFAAYELTERSDFRILVIDEGGDVDQRKCPMYELGHCIGCQPCHIMSGVGGAGGLSDGTINLRPDIGGDLREFTNDENYAWQLVWEVDQIFLKHKAPGNLFKGDPEQVRYWERRAAQAGVKFIPIIQRHIGSDRTPEVIGDIKRHLESKDVEFLLWAKALEFGQGWVKVKRGKDIFEIKARYIIVAPGRGGAEWFHDVAQRIGMKARHGPIDVGVRVEVPAIVMEPITSINHDPKFHIYTDTYDDFVRTFCTNPYGFVVEERYDGYVGVNGHSMHGKKSNNTNFAFLSRIELTEPVEDTTAYGRSIAQLATTIGGGRPILQRLGDLRRGRRSTWARIKRSDVEPTLKHVTPGDIAMALPHRVVTNIIEGLEKLERVLPGVASDHTLLYAPEIKYYAMKVDVDENLETSIEGIFAAGDGAGLSRDIVNAAATGLLAARGILKKEGLYTEKDFRKPGNWREAIENLS
- a CDS encoding CBS domain-containing protein encodes the protein MAEKTSRASSAKAKKIHIIHSKRRLIQMKRKEELSHNIRYISKVPVELVMDREFLTLRPEDSLSKLVQNLEGEESSAVVVDDEGRLLGFITMKDLLHLFEPPGKYPIVGINLLKKYSLNRASRVEDIMVKKPITIHVDDDLGRAVKLMLETGKHHLPVVDDENRVHGLLEVKDIIRLIRIVST